The Sagittula stellata E-37 sequence CACCCTGTCGTGATGGGCCTCGCCACGGCGCAGGCTGACGGCGGTTGACAGGATGTCGATGACGACGAGGTGCGACAGCCGCGAGACGGTGGGCGTGTAAATATCCGTGTTCTCCAGCGTCTCGACCATCAGCGTGACGTCGCAATGACGGCAAAGCGGGCTGTCCGCCTGTCCGGTGATGCCCACTGTCGCCGCGCCGCGCTCCTGTGCGGTGGCCATCGCCGCCACGACTTCGCGTGTCTGGCCGGTATTGGAAATCGCCACTGCCGCGTCGCCCGGCCGGAGCATCCCGGCGGTCATGAACATCTGGTGGGCGTCGGATGGCGCGCCGCAGGGGACCCCGAACAGCGGAAACTTCTGCTGGGCGTCACGGGCCACGATACCGGAAGCGCCGAAGCCGAAGAACTCGATGCGCGTTGCCGTGGCCAGCAGATCCACCGC is a genomic window containing:
- a CDS encoding MurR/RpiR family transcriptional regulator; this translates as MHNAQTPNDNLLEEIVRHRDELRKSDRRVADVILDRPEEAVAMTLARLARASDVSEPTVIRFCNAIGCEGFRDLRVRLARSLAFARTTSHTAISDADDLAGIVTKIFDFNLSNLNWAQSRLDTARIGDAVDLLATATRIEFFGFGASGIVARDAQQKFPLFGVPCGAPSDAHQMFMTAGMLRPGDAAVAISNTGQTREVVAAMATAQERGAATVGITGQADSPLCRHCDVTLMVETLENTDIYTPTVSRLSHLVVIDILSTAVSLRRGEAHHDRVARMKTELARLRGTR